One window of Chamaesiphon minutus PCC 6605 genomic DNA carries:
- a CDS encoding o-succinylbenzoate synthase, with protein sequence MKGYQFTYSVYRRPFRQPLTTSHGTWAIREGIIIQLTDANSRAELGEIAPIPWFGSESIDRAIEWCQQVGDNITKDKIHLIPDDLPACQFGFGSALTALELPPTSTLAPKFDLSGLLPTGAAAIAQLPVLVQRGYSTFKWKIGVLPIAQEEAIWRQLMMAVPIDAKLRLDANGGLTQTAAERWLEICSSEARIEFIEQPLAPEEIEIAIELAAKYHTPIALDESVATFDRIQAAYARGWRGIYVIKPGIAGFPWRLAKFVTQHQLDVVFSAVMETKVGTAAALRLASDLKVTRSLGFGVEDWFDDDM encoded by the coding sequence ATGAAGGGTTATCAATTTACCTATTCAGTCTATCGACGCCCATTTCGACAACCATTGACAACCAGTCATGGTACGTGGGCAATTCGAGAAGGGATAATCATTCAACTCACAGATGCTAATAGCAGAGCCGAGCTGGGTGAAATCGCGCCGATTCCGTGGTTTGGCTCAGAATCTATCGATCGAGCGATCGAGTGGTGCCAGCAAGTTGGCGACAATATTACCAAGGACAAAATTCATCTGATTCCCGACGATTTACCAGCCTGTCAGTTTGGGTTTGGCAGTGCTTTGACGGCTTTAGAGTTGCCGCCAACTAGCACGCTCGCACCTAAGTTCGATTTGAGTGGCTTATTACCAACAGGAGCTGCCGCAATCGCCCAATTACCCGTTTTAGTGCAGCGGGGGTACTCCACCTTCAAATGGAAGATTGGGGTACTGCCGATCGCCCAAGAGGAGGCAATCTGGCGACAATTGATGATGGCTGTGCCGATAGATGCCAAACTCCGGCTCGATGCCAATGGAGGCTTGACTCAGACAGCCGCCGAACGATGGTTGGAAATTTGTAGCTCAGAAGCGCGAATCGAGTTTATCGAGCAACCTTTGGCACCAGAAGAGATCGAGATCGCGATCGAGTTAGCCGCTAAGTATCATACCCCAATCGCGCTCGATGAATCGGTGGCAACATTCGATCGGATTCAAGCTGCTTATGCACGGGGTTGGCGGGGGATCTATGTCATCAAACCGGGGATTGCTGGATTTCCGTGGCGACTGGCAAAATTTGTTACTCAGCATCAGCTCGACGTAGTATTTTCGGCAGTGATGGAAACCAAAGTCGGTACCGCAGCCGCTTTGCGATTGGCATCAGACTTAAAAGTTACCCGCAGCCTGGGTTTTGGAGTAGAGGATTGGTTTGACGATGATATGTAG
- a CDS encoding class I SAM-dependent methyltransferase codes for MDNNLELVRVIADRIESSPQRQITFAEYMDLVLYHPQHGYYASNAERISESGDFLTSPHLADDFGEMLAIQLYQMWQILGEPQLFSIVEMGAGRGLLAAQILAYSQREYPDFFRSIDYIIIETAPAMIVAQQARLQDLPVRWRTWAEIPDRSINGCFLSNELIDALPVHQVVKIDDKLQEIYVTLGDRDLVLTEKIDELSTDKLEQYWQLNRINLLSDRYPEKYRTEVNLAALAWLDLVFKKIQRGYIISIDYGYTADRYYNPMRSQGTLQCYYQHAHHNDPYLNIGNQDITAHVDFTALQNYGELLGLRTVGFTQQGMLLMALGLGERIAAISTSSGDLQSLLHRRQNLHQLIDPMGLGKFGVSIQSQGLNTQEREISLQGLSMV; via the coding sequence ATGGATAATAATTTAGAATTAGTGCGAGTCATCGCCGATCGGATCGAGAGTTCGCCACAGCGACAGATTACTTTTGCTGAATATATGGATTTGGTATTGTATCATCCTCAGCATGGTTATTATGCCAGCAATGCCGAGCGAATTAGCGAAAGTGGAGATTTTTTGACATCACCCCATTTAGCTGATGATTTTGGCGAAATGCTCGCAATTCAGTTATACCAAATGTGGCAAATTTTAGGAGAGCCGCAGCTATTTAGTATAGTCGAAATGGGTGCTGGGCGAGGATTATTAGCCGCCCAAATTCTAGCATACTCCCAGCGCGAATACCCCGACTTCTTTCGATCGATAGATTACATCATCATTGAAACCGCACCAGCGATGATTGTAGCACAACAAGCGAGGCTGCAAGATTTGCCCGTGCGCTGGCGTACTTGGGCAGAAATACCCGATCGATCGATTAATGGTTGCTTTTTATCGAACGAACTGATCGATGCTTTGCCAGTACATCAAGTCGTAAAAATTGATGATAAATTGCAAGAGATTTATGTCACGCTTGGCGATCGAGATCTCGTACTTACAGAGAAAATTGACGAGCTATCGACAGATAAACTAGAGCAATATTGGCAACTTAACCGAATTAACCTACTTAGCGATCGATATCCCGAAAAATACCGGACTGAAGTAAATTTAGCTGCCTTAGCATGGCTAGATCTGGTTTTTAAAAAAATACAGCGGGGCTATATTATCTCGATCGACTATGGTTATACAGCCGATCGCTATTATAATCCGATGCGCTCGCAAGGGACATTACAATGTTATTACCAACATGCCCATCATAACGATCCATATCTTAATATCGGCAATCAAGATATCACTGCACATGTAGATTTTACCGCACTGCAAAATTATGGTGAGTTATTAGGCTTGCGTACAGTCGGATTTACCCAGCAAGGGATGTTGCTAATGGCATTAGGATTGGGGGAAAGAATCGCCGCAATTTCGACTAGTAGTGGCGATCTTCAGTCTCTACTCCACCGTCGTCAAAATCTCCATCAATTAATCGATCCGATGGGATTGGGTAAGTTTGGGGTATCGATCCAAAGTCAGGGATTGAATACTCAGGAGCGGGAGATATCGTTGCAGGGTTTATCGATGGTATAA